The Planctomycetia bacterium genome includes a window with the following:
- a CDS encoding DUF1501 domain-containing protein: protein MYDHFPFGDVSLPSRRRFLQQAGLGFGSLALASMLHEDSRGAALPAAPALPASIDPLALKTPNFAPKAKRVIWLFMTGAPSQVDTWDYKPELQKRDGQALAGADPKTGFFTTSGKCLKSPFAWKQYGESGSWVSSLFPHLSKHVDEMTFIHSMHLRANNHAPASMELMCGEDRPGLPSMGAWLTYGLGAMNQDLPAFVVMHGTRPRGDDQIWSSGFLPKTYQAIALDARRKETIDNLTRVAAQTDGQQRSQLDLMRRMNMEHAQERPTQVDLAARINSFELAYRMQMAAPEALDIAKESKAVHDLYGVDSPDCGTFGRQCLIARRMLERGVRFIQIFAGQGVGGDGSVNDVPWDGHSDVEANHRSCGKYVDQPCAALLADLKARGMLEDTLVIWGGEFGRTSDSQGAKGRDHNPNGFTMWLAGGGVKRGYHHGSTDDFGYKAVENKVHVNDLHATLLHLLGLEHEKLTYRFNGRDFRLTGVAGNIIKPILA, encoded by the coding sequence ATGTACGACCATTTTCCATTCGGCGACGTTTCGCTCCCGTCGCGGCGGCGGTTTCTGCAACAGGCCGGGCTCGGCTTCGGTTCGTTGGCGCTGGCCTCGATGTTGCATGAAGATTCGCGCGGCGCAGCGCTCCCCGCGGCGCCGGCCTTGCCTGCGTCGATCGATCCGCTGGCGCTGAAGACGCCGAACTTCGCCCCCAAGGCGAAGCGCGTCATCTGGCTCTTCATGACCGGCGCGCCGTCGCAAGTCGACACCTGGGACTACAAGCCCGAGCTGCAAAAGCGCGACGGCCAAGCGCTTGCCGGCGCCGATCCGAAAACCGGCTTCTTCACCACCAGCGGCAAGTGCTTGAAGTCCCCCTTCGCGTGGAAGCAATACGGCGAGTCGGGCTCGTGGGTCTCCAGTTTGTTTCCGCACCTCTCGAAGCATGTCGACGAGATGACGTTCATCCACTCGATGCACTTGCGGGCCAACAATCACGCGCCGGCTTCGATGGAGCTGATGTGCGGCGAAGACCGGCCCGGCTTGCCGAGCATGGGGGCTTGGCTCACCTACGGCCTAGGCGCGATGAACCAAGATCTGCCGGCGTTCGTCGTGATGCACGGCACCCGGCCGCGCGGCGACGACCAGATCTGGTCGTCCGGCTTCTTGCCGAAGACGTATCAAGCGATCGCGCTCGACGCGCGCCGCAAGGAAACGATCGACAACCTCACGCGCGTCGCCGCGCAGACCGACGGGCAGCAGCGCTCGCAGCTCGACCTCATGCGGCGCATGAACATGGAGCACGCGCAAGAACGCCCGACGCAAGTCGATCTCGCCGCCCGCATCAACTCGTTCGAGCTCGCCTATCGGATGCAGATGGCCGCGCCGGAAGCCCTCGACATCGCCAAGGAATCGAAAGCCGTCCACGACCTCTACGGCGTCGATAGTCCCGATTGCGGGACGTTCGGACGGCAATGTCTCATCGCGCGGCGGATGCTCGAGCGCGGAGTGCGGTTCATTCAGATCTTCGCGGGCCAAGGGGTCGGCGGCGACGGCAGCGTGAACGACGTGCCGTGGGACGGCCACAGCGACGTCGAAGCGAACCATCGTTCGTGCGGCAAGTACGTCGATCAACCGTGCGCGGCGTTGCTTGCCGATTTAAAGGCCCGCGGGATGCTGGAAGACACGCTCGTAATTTGGGGGGGCGAATTCGGCCGGACTTCCGACTCGCAAGGAGCCAAAGGGCGCGACCACAACCCGAACGGCTTCACGATGTGGCTGGCCGGCGGGGGCGTGAAGCGCGGCTACCACCACGGCAGCACCGACGACTTCGGCTACAAGGCCGTGGAGAATAAGGTCCACGTAAACGATCTCCACGCCACGCTCTTACACCTGCTCGGCTTGGAACACGAAAAGCTCACCTACCGCTTCAACGGCCGCGACTTCCGGTTGACGGGAGTGGCAGGGAACATCATCAAACCGATCTTGGCGTAG
- a CDS encoding DUF1501 domain-containing protein has translation MLPPARDTIRVGSRRWFLQTGTAGLAGLSTIDLLRVRAQAAAAGKSSGKKSVILFWLSGGPSHLDMWDPKPDAPREIRGPYSTIATKLPGVRFSEHLPLQAQMMDKLTVIRSVDTSSSNHTPITMQAGNSLARRTNDGKDGGGYPSMGSIAAKYHGPNVPGMPGFVGLADKWTSDVWGTGELGRDYDPVKGLEVADKLKMAEGLTLDRLRDRHELRRKLDDFERLFERRSDAVEFDRYQQIAHEMMLTGKMREAFDIAREPDAMFDAYGRGSVGEKTLLARRLVEAGVGFVLVSGAWGYFDHHGDEVKWGGIEKGLTPLLPTIDRALTTLIRDLEDRGLLDSTLILMMGEFGRSPVMTPTAGRGHWVNVMSMVMAGGGLQHGQVIGSTDDKGYGIATNRVTPEDLAATVFRHLDIPLGTHWTNPQGRPIAIVQNGGRPIPELS, from the coding sequence ATGTTGCCTCCCGCGCGCGATACGATCCGTGTCGGCTCGAGGCGTTGGTTCTTGCAGACGGGCACCGCCGGACTCGCCGGGCTTTCGACGATCGACCTGTTGCGCGTCCGCGCTCAAGCTGCGGCGGCCGGCAAGTCGAGCGGCAAGAAATCGGTGATCTTGTTCTGGCTCTCGGGCGGACCGAGCCATCTCGACATGTGGGACCCAAAGCCGGATGCTCCGCGCGAGATTCGCGGCCCTTACTCGACGATCGCAACGAAGCTTCCGGGCGTCCGCTTCTCCGAGCATCTGCCTTTGCAAGCGCAGATGATGGACAAGCTCACCGTGATTCGCTCGGTCGATACTTCTTCGAGCAATCATACTCCGATCACGATGCAAGCCGGCAACTCGCTCGCGCGTCGCACGAACGACGGCAAAGACGGCGGCGGCTATCCCTCGATGGGTTCCATCGCCGCGAAGTACCACGGACCGAACGTGCCGGGCATGCCGGGCTTCGTCGGCCTCGCCGATAAATGGACGTCCGACGTCTGGGGGACCGGCGAACTGGGACGCGACTACGATCCCGTCAAAGGGTTGGAAGTCGCCGATAAGCTCAAGATGGCCGAAGGGCTGACGCTCGATCGGTTGCGCGACCGGCATGAGCTACGTCGCAAACTCGACGACTTCGAGCGCCTCTTCGAGCGCCGCAGCGATGCCGTCGAGTTCGATCGCTATCAGCAGATCGCGCACGAGATGATGCTCACCGGCAAGATGCGCGAAGCGTTCGACATTGCGCGCGAGCCCGACGCGATGTTCGACGCTTACGGTCGCGGCAGCGTCGGCGAAAAGACGTTGCTCGCGCGGCGGCTCGTCGAGGCCGGCGTCGGCTTCGTGCTCGTCAGCGGAGCCTGGGGCTACTTCGATCATCACGGCGACGAAGTGAAATGGGGGGGCATCGAGAAAGGTCTCACCCCGCTCTTGCCGACGATCGATCGCGCGCTCACGACCCTCATTCGCGATCTCGAAGACCGCGGCCTGCTCGACTCGACCCTGATTCTGATGATGGGCGAATTCGGACGCTCCCCCGTCATGACCCCTACGGCCGGGCGCGGGCACTGGGTCAACGTCATGTCGATGGTCATGGCCGGCGGCGGCTTGCAGCATGGGCAGGTGATCGGCAGCACCGACGATAAGGGGTACGGAATCGCGACAAATCGCGTCACGCCCGAGGATTTAGCGGCTACGGTCTTCCGCCACCTCGACATTCCGCTCGGCACGCACTGGACGAACCCGCAAGGCAGGCCGATCGCGATCGTTCAAAATGGCGGCCGGCCGATCCCCGAGTTATCATAA
- a CDS encoding HlyD family efflux transporter periplasmic adaptor subunit codes for MRSSVRHLLAISLLAAQGLFAARAEADEAQPSQLRIADALVTLIEQAEIPARDAGLLTELKVNEGDVVKKGQIVGKVDDEDARLALAKAAAEVKIAATTAANDVKVRFADKAAKVAMSELKRSQVSMERVERSISKTELEKLQLEAERGELSVEEAQHDLQVARQTRDLKQAELAVAQQVVDRRQIMSPLDGVVVQLHRRRGEWVKPGDPVLRVVRIDRMRAEAFVPAGQAVGSWTGRSVRFIADSAGVERAPFVGKLVFVSPEIDPVNGQIRVWAEIENRNHELRPGERGTLELAPPTAASAVKGS; via the coding sequence ATGAGGTCATCCGTTCGACATCTGCTCGCGATCTCGCTGTTGGCAGCGCAGGGCCTATTCGCCGCGCGCGCCGAAGCCGACGAAGCGCAGCCGTCGCAGTTGCGCATCGCCGACGCCTTAGTGACGTTGATCGAACAGGCCGAGATTCCCGCGCGCGATGCCGGCTTGCTGACGGAACTGAAGGTCAACGAAGGGGACGTCGTTAAGAAAGGGCAAATCGTCGGCAAGGTCGACGACGAAGACGCGCGACTCGCGCTCGCGAAAGCCGCGGCCGAAGTGAAGATCGCCGCGACGACCGCCGCGAACGATGTGAAGGTGCGCTTCGCCGACAAAGCCGCGAAGGTCGCGATGTCGGAATTGAAGCGCTCGCAGGTGTCGATGGAAAGAGTCGAGCGGAGCATCTCGAAGACCGAGCTCGAGAAATTGCAACTCGAAGCCGAACGAGGCGAGCTGTCCGTCGAGGAAGCGCAACACGATCTGCAAGTGGCCCGCCAGACGCGCGACTTGAAGCAAGCGGAGCTCGCCGTCGCGCAGCAAGTCGTCGATCGACGGCAGATCATGTCGCCGCTCGACGGCGTAGTCGTGCAGCTGCATCGTCGGCGAGGGGAATGGGTCAAGCCGGGAGATCCCGTGTTGCGCGTCGTCCGGATCGATCGGATGCGGGCCGAGGCGTTCGTGCCCGCCGGTCAGGCGGTCGGAAGTTGGACGGGACGCAGCGTGCGGTTCATTGCCGACTCGGCCGGCGTCGAGCGCGCGCCGTTCGTCGGCAAGCTCGTGTTCGTCAGTCCCGAGATCGATCCGGTGAACGGGCAGATTCGGGTCTGGGCGGAGATCGAAAACCGGAACCACGAGCTTCGCCCCGGCGAACGGGGAACGCTGGAGCTCGCGCCGCCGACCGCTGCGAGCGCGGTGAAAGGGTCGTAA
- a CDS encoding PSD1 and planctomycete cytochrome C domain-containing protein, with product MALLFAGAPAGAAAPQDAGLAFFEQKIRPVLVEHCYSCHSQAAKTQKKLQAELFLDSQEGMLYGGESGPTIVKGKSAESLLIKALLYDGFEMPPTGKLPAGVVDDFKKWVDMGAPDPRVGNATAVPAKRVIDVAAGRKFWSFQPLHTAAPPEVKDAAWGRTPIDRFVRAAQEQQGIVPNGPTSPETLVRRAYYDLIGLPPSPEEVALFLNDKSPDAYAKLLDRLLASPRYGERWGRHWLDVARYAESGGYEFDGFRPGAYHYRDWVIRALNDDLPYDEFVRMQIAGDKLKPGDYQAVSAAGFFVAGPYPGQITSKTVERFRYDQLDDMLMTMGGSMLGLTLGCVRCHDHKYDPIPATDYYALAASLERTAQGTSALDPDVAASRQALVNYEQQRKTLDAALAKFAESELPARFTKWQQQELPKLTEEPRWQVLAPLSTSSGDTWLTMHDGGLVATTAGGRIKQSDIYVVATETYQEKLTALRLDALTDKALPKKGPGLAGDGSFALADFKVTARPLDPTNKTAPIVLKLKAVQAAHEAKMALLAAAVDQDANTNWKGEAGGRDNSGVFEIEGGLPGFPGGTGLTFELKFAGAGLGRFRIAMSTEPNPATWAGEIAPQNLGEIRAIVAAGKNQLTAPLRTPMVRWFARYDDTAQKAYAALETHLRQPPRVQLVDIYTAVAGGQDVYLLRRGEVDNKQGRAAPGFIQVLATADDGNAHWLAKPADAKALAVKTPAAKTPVDPRLALAEWITDAKLGAGQLLARVIVNRLWKHHFGEGLVGTPNDFGAQGERPSHPELLDWLAGELIRGGWKLKPLHKLMMTSAAYMQDGIVAETNRKLDPENRLLWHRRPQRLEAEILRDALLAVGGALDVKMYGPSVLDDSLRRSVYLRVKRSELIPLMTMFDAPEPTQSIGERANTTVPTQALTLMNSPFVRKMAEGLARRVNTPAPLPSGVTTSSATVTSATASTVEAAIVRAYEIALCRKPMPHELTQMREFVLAQAAALGGASPANVERALTEMCQVMLCVNEFVYVD from the coding sequence ATGGCGTTGCTGTTCGCCGGCGCGCCGGCCGGGGCCGCCGCGCCGCAAGATGCCGGCCTCGCGTTCTTCGAGCAGAAGATTCGGCCGGTGCTCGTCGAGCATTGTTATTCCTGCCACTCGCAAGCAGCCAAGACGCAAAAGAAACTCCAAGCCGAGCTGTTCCTCGATTCGCAAGAAGGAATGCTCTACGGCGGCGAGAGCGGCCCGACGATCGTGAAAGGAAAATCGGCGGAGAGCCTGCTCATCAAGGCGCTCCTCTACGACGGCTTCGAGATGCCGCCGACGGGTAAGCTCCCGGCCGGCGTCGTCGACGACTTCAAGAAGTGGGTCGACATGGGTGCGCCCGATCCGCGCGTCGGAAACGCGACTGCCGTACCGGCGAAGCGCGTGATCGACGTCGCCGCGGGCCGGAAGTTCTGGTCGTTTCAGCCGCTCCACACCGCTGCGCCTCCGGAAGTGAAAGACGCCGCTTGGGGTCGCACGCCGATCGATCGCTTCGTCCGCGCTGCGCAAGAGCAGCAAGGGATCGTTCCCAACGGCCCGACCTCGCCCGAGACGCTCGTTCGTCGGGCCTACTACGACTTGATCGGCCTTCCGCCGTCGCCGGAAGAGGTGGCGCTGTTCTTAAACGATAAGTCGCCCGATGCCTATGCGAAGCTGCTCGACCGGCTGCTCGCGAGCCCGCGCTACGGCGAGCGCTGGGGCCGCCACTGGCTCGATGTCGCCCGCTATGCCGAAAGCGGCGGCTACGAATTCGACGGCTTCCGCCCGGGAGCGTATCACTATCGCGATTGGGTGATTCGCGCCTTGAACGACGATCTCCCTTACGACGAGTTCGTGCGGATGCAGATCGCCGGCGACAAGCTCAAGCCGGGGGACTATCAAGCCGTCTCCGCGGCCGGGTTCTTCGTCGCGGGCCCTTACCCGGGCCAGATCACGTCGAAGACCGTCGAGCGATTCCGCTACGACCAGCTCGATGACATGCTGATGACCATGGGAGGCTCGATGCTCGGGCTCACGCTCGGCTGCGTGCGGTGCCACGATCATAAGTACGACCCGATTCCCGCGACCGACTACTACGCCTTGGCCGCTTCGTTGGAGCGGACCGCGCAAGGCACTTCGGCACTCGATCCCGACGTCGCCGCCTCGCGACAAGCGCTGGTGAACTACGAGCAGCAGCGAAAAACGCTCGACGCCGCGCTGGCGAAGTTCGCGGAAAGCGAGCTGCCCGCGCGATTCACGAAGTGGCAGCAACAAGAATTGCCGAAGCTCACCGAAGAGCCGCGCTGGCAAGTGCTCGCACCGCTCTCGACGTCGAGCGGCGACACTTGGCTGACGATGCACGACGGCGGCCTCGTCGCCACCACGGCCGGCGGACGAATCAAGCAGAGCGATATCTACGTCGTCGCGACCGAGACGTATCAAGAGAAGCTCACCGCGCTGCGGCTCGATGCCCTGACGGATAAAGCGCTGCCGAAGAAAGGGCCGGGCCTTGCCGGCGACGGGAGCTTCGCGCTCGCCGATTTCAAAGTGACCGCGCGGCCGCTCGACCCGACGAACAAGACAGCTCCGATCGTCTTGAAGCTCAAGGCCGTGCAAGCGGCGCACGAAGCGAAGATGGCGCTCCTCGCAGCGGCCGTCGATCAAGATGCCAATACGAATTGGAAAGGGGAAGCCGGCGGACGGGATAACTCCGGCGTCTTCGAGATCGAAGGGGGCTTACCCGGTTTTCCCGGAGGGACAGGGCTCACCTTCGAACTCAAGTTCGCCGGCGCGGGCCTAGGGCGATTCCGCATCGCGATGAGCACGGAACCGAACCCCGCCACTTGGGCCGGCGAGATCGCACCGCAAAACCTCGGCGAGATCCGGGCGATCGTGGCGGCCGGGAAGAATCAACTCACGGCCCCGCTCCGAACGCCGATGGTCCGCTGGTTCGCCCGCTACGACGACACCGCGCAGAAAGCTTATGCGGCGCTCGAAACGCATTTGCGGCAGCCGCCGCGCGTGCAACTGGTCGACATCTATACGGCGGTTGCCGGCGGGCAAGATGTGTACCTGCTTCGCCGCGGCGAAGTCGACAACAAGCAAGGCCGCGCCGCGCCCGGCTTTATTCAAGTGCTCGCGACGGCCGACGACGGCAACGCGCACTGGCTCGCGAAACCGGCGGACGCGAAGGCGCTGGCCGTAAAGACGCCCGCCGCCAAGACACCCGTCGACCCGCGATTGGCGCTGGCCGAGTGGATCACGGACGCGAAGCTCGGCGCCGGGCAGTTGCTCGCGCGCGTGATCGTCAATCGCCTCTGGAAGCATCACTTCGGCGAAGGACTCGTCGGCACGCCGAACGACTTCGGCGCGCAAGGGGAACGGCCGAGTCATCCGGAACTGCTGGATTGGCTCGCCGGCGAATTGATCCGCGGCGGCTGGAAGCTCAAGCCGCTGCATAAGCTGATGATGACGAGCGCCGCCTACATGCAAGACGGCATCGTCGCGGAGACCAATCGGAAGCTCGATCCCGAGAATCGCCTGCTCTGGCATCGCCGCCCGCAACGGCTCGAAGCCGAGATCCTGCGCGACGCGCTCTTAGCGGTCGGCGGCGCGCTCGACGTGAAAATGTATGGGCCGAGCGTGCTCGATGATTCTCTGCGGCGCAGCGTTTATCTGCGCGTGAAGCGGAGCGAGCTCATTCCGCTGATGACGATGTTCGACGCCCCGGAACCGACGCAGAGCATCGGCGAACGCGCCAACACGACGGTGCCGACGCAAGCCCTGACGCTGATGAACTCGCCGTTCGTGCGGAAGATGGCCGAAGGGTTGGCCCGCCGCGTGAACACGCCCGCTCCCCTTCCGAGCGGAGTCACGACGAGCAGCGCGACTGTGACCAGTGCAACGGCCAGCACCGTCGAAGCCGCGATCGTGCGGGCCTACGAGATCGCGCTGTGCCGCAAGCCCATGCCGCATGAGCTGACGCAGATGCGCGAGTTCGTCCTGGCTCAGGCCGCGGCGCTCGGCGGCGCGTCGCCGGCAAACGTGGAACGAGCGCTGACCGAGATGTGCCAAGTGATGCTGTGCGTGAACGAGTTCGTGTATGTAGACTAA
- a CDS encoding TolC family protein: MPVPFRDPNDRLTSPLTAHCRGLMGRIVVCLVPVLVASLGCGTTPRQVLENHRPNSGNFYRNLAKQVDYADPQLHAMQQEPSLEPFTIEQNIPREYWNLPLEEAILLSLTNSTVLRDLGGQVLRSPATAPSIHNPGIVETDPRFGIENALSAFDTSFNTRLFYEKNDRALNNAFFGGGTRLLQQDLLVAQSSLTKQAATGTQFIVRHNTNYDANNAPGNLFPSAWDTNVEAEFRHPLLQGSGVEFNRIAGPGGQLGLFNGVVLARMNTDISLAEFETAVRNMVADVENGYWDLYYAYRDLQTKLVARDNALDTWRRINALYIAQKRGGEADKEAQAREQYYRFQEEVENSLTGQVVEGTHTNNGSSGGTFRGTTGVQLAERRLRLVCGLPISDGRMIRPSDEPIVTKVTLDWTQTSQEALARRPELRRQRWVVKRREMELFASRNYLMPRLDATGRYRFRGFGNQLLNSDGNTDGNRFDNAYDNLLTGDFQEWQLGVDMTVPIGFRRAHSAVRNGQLLLARERALLHEQERSVLHDLSNSVADLQRAFAITQTSYNRLVAARDQLNAVQSTYDADKAPLDLLLEAQRRNAEAEGRYYRALVEHATSLRNVHFEKGTSLEYHNVYLNDDRQEYGAKRARRGNELPLNYAFDKSIVHPEANGPLTAAPMVAGQAAPAATPTLAPTLAPAPTQAVSNPIASTPTVPIQAVPIQTMPGQPTLAPPLAPPITAPVQTWMPLPAPSERPTTPASFDGSAAPKFVPMTLPPTTTPETAPNAGQPVEPIFDRIVLPPTGP; the protein is encoded by the coding sequence ATGCCGGTTCCTTTCCGAGATCCGAACGACCGACTTACCTCTCCGCTCACGGCACATTGCCGGGGGCTGATGGGGCGGATCGTCGTTTGCCTCGTGCCGGTGCTGGTCGCGTCGCTTGGGTGCGGCACCACGCCGCGGCAAGTGTTGGAGAACCACCGACCCAACTCCGGGAACTTCTATCGCAACCTCGCGAAGCAGGTCGACTATGCCGACCCGCAGTTGCACGCGATGCAGCAAGAGCCGTCGCTGGAGCCGTTTACGATCGAACAAAACATACCGCGGGAGTATTGGAACCTGCCGCTCGAAGAAGCGATTCTTCTCTCGCTGACCAACTCGACGGTGCTCCGCGACCTCGGCGGCCAGGTGCTCCGCTCGCCGGCGACCGCCCCTTCGATCCACAACCCGGGCATCGTGGAAACCGATCCGCGGTTCGGCATCGAGAACGCCTTGAGCGCGTTCGACACTTCGTTCAACACGCGGCTCTTCTACGAGAAGAACGATCGGGCCTTGAACAACGCCTTCTTCGGCGGCGGCACGCGGCTCTTGCAGCAAGACTTGCTCGTCGCGCAATCGAGCCTCACGAAGCAAGCCGCGACCGGCACGCAATTCATCGTGCGCCATAACACGAACTACGACGCGAACAACGCGCCGGGCAACCTCTTCCCGAGCGCTTGGGACACGAACGTCGAAGCCGAATTCCGCCATCCGTTGTTGCAAGGAAGCGGCGTCGAGTTCAATCGGATCGCAGGGCCCGGCGGTCAACTCGGGCTCTTCAACGGCGTCGTGCTCGCGCGTATGAACACCGACATCAGCTTGGCGGAGTTCGAGACGGCCGTGCGCAACATGGTGGCCGACGTCGAGAACGGCTACTGGGACCTCTACTACGCTTATCGCGACTTGCAAACGAAGCTCGTCGCGCGCGACAACGCGTTAGACACTTGGCGACGCATCAACGCGCTCTACATAGCACAGAAGCGCGGCGGCGAAGCCGATAAGGAGGCCCAAGCGCGCGAGCAGTATTATCGGTTCCAAGAAGAAGTCGAGAATTCGCTGACGGGCCAAGTCGTCGAAGGGACGCACACGAACAACGGCAGCTCCGGCGGCACGTTCCGCGGCACGACCGGCGTGCAACTCGCCGAGCGCCGCCTCCGGCTCGTCTGCGGATTGCCGATCTCCGACGGCCGAATGATTCGTCCGAGCGACGAGCCGATCGTGACGAAGGTGACGCTGGATTGGACGCAAACTTCGCAAGAAGCGCTGGCCCGCCGACCGGAGTTGCGGCGGCAGCGTTGGGTCGTGAAACGTCGTGAAATGGAGCTGTTCGCGAGCCGCAACTACTTGATGCCGCGCCTCGATGCGACCGGCCGCTACCGCTTCCGCGGGTTCGGCAACCAGCTGCTCAACAGCGACGGCAACACCGACGGCAACCGCTTCGACAACGCTTACGACAACCTGCTGACCGGCGACTTCCAAGAGTGGCAACTCGGCGTCGATATGACCGTGCCGATCGGATTCCGACGGGCCCATTCGGCCGTTCGCAACGGCCAGCTGTTGTTGGCGCGCGAGCGGGCGTTGCTGCATGAGCAAGAGCGTTCGGTGCTGCACGACCTGAGTAACTCGGTCGCCGATTTGCAGCGTGCGTTCGCCATCACGCAAACGAGCTACAATCGCTTGGTCGCCGCGCGCGATCAGTTGAACGCCGTGCAATCGACCTACGATGCCGACAAAGCGCCGCTCGACTTGCTGCTCGAAGCGCAGCGCCGCAACGCCGAAGCGGAGGGGCGCTACTATCGAGCCCTGGTCGAACATGCGACCTCGCTGCGCAACGTCCATTTCGAGAAGGGGACTTCGCTCGAATACCACAACGTCTATCTCAACGACGATCGCCAAGAATACGGCGCGAAGCGCGCTCGCCGCGGCAATGAGTTGCCGCTGAATTACGCCTTCGATAAGAGCATCGTCCACCCGGAAGCGAACGGGCCGCTAACGGCTGCTCCGATGGTTGCCGGCCAAGCTGCTCCGGCAGCGACTCCGACGTTAGCCCCGACATTGGCACCTGCACCGACTCAAGCAGTATCGAATCCGATTGCATCGACTCCGACTGTGCCTATTCAGGCCGTGCCTATTCAGACCATGCCGGGTCAGCCGACTCTCGCGCCACCATTAGCACCGCCGATCACCGCACCGGTGCAAACGTGGATGCCGTTGCCGGCTCCTTCCGAACGCCCGACGACGCCGGCCTCGTTCGACGGCTCGGCGGCTCCGAAGTTCGTGCCGATGACGCTGCCGCCGACCACGACGCCGGAAACGGCACCTAATGCCGGCCAACCCGTAGAACCGATCTTCGACCGGATCGTGCTCCCGCCGACGGGCCCCTAA
- a CDS encoding HlyD family efflux transporter periplasmic adaptor subunit, which yields MHRSEVPPPQLAPHAEWFDFLARIHASLDLDDVASAIVNELRRLLACDRVGLALVSRGRAKLIAASGQESFDRRSNVARAWEDFTEAVAALGEPLWYDETPVSRAPQIETALQHLLDVSPARFCAVVPLRASKPAAGEAEARPGERLPDHVGWLIVERFEQASGIATASPAMLRERLSMIAPHVGAALDNSGQYERLPLRRVGEQLRNVARGRFASRWWKWGAIPLALVAASLLIPAELKIEARGKLQPARRRNVFAPVDGIVTSVRVRHGTDVGAEETLLTLHSPELDFELTRVSGEIQTSEKRLASVQATRLRGSPAGTSDTSERFRLTAEEEEMKQQLIGLREQHAELLRQRQALVVTSPLAGQVLTWDVEQSLAARPVRKGQLLLSIGDVAGPWELELLVPDDRIGYVHEAQREQKTPLEVEFVSAAAPQTTYTAQVRETARRSEAPVDGEATVRVTADIGAMPRDELRPGAAVVAKLRCGETSLARSWLLDLIHVVRTQLLF from the coding sequence ATGCATAGGTCCGAAGTTCCGCCGCCGCAGCTCGCCCCGCACGCCGAATGGTTTGATTTCCTCGCTCGAATTCATGCGAGCTTGGATCTCGACGACGTCGCCTCGGCGATCGTCAACGAGCTGCGCCGCCTCCTCGCGTGCGATCGGGTCGGGCTCGCGCTCGTCTCGCGCGGTCGCGCCAAGCTGATCGCCGCGAGCGGACAAGAGTCGTTCGATCGGCGCTCGAACGTCGCCCGAGCTTGGGAAGATTTTACGGAAGCGGTCGCGGCCTTAGGCGAACCGCTTTGGTACGACGAAACTCCGGTGAGTCGCGCGCCGCAGATCGAAACGGCGCTGCAACACTTGCTCGATGTTTCCCCCGCGCGCTTCTGCGCAGTCGTGCCGTTGCGAGCGTCGAAGCCGGCCGCCGGCGAAGCGGAAGCGCGGCCGGGCGAACGCTTGCCCGACCATGTCGGTTGGCTGATCGTCGAACGCTTCGAGCAAGCATCGGGCATAGCGACGGCATCGCCGGCCATGTTGCGCGAGCGGTTGTCGATGATCGCGCCGCATGTCGGAGCCGCGCTCGACAACTCCGGACAATACGAACGACTGCCGCTGCGGCGCGTCGGGGAGCAGCTACGGAATGTCGCCCGCGGGCGGTTCGCTTCGCGCTGGTGGAAGTGGGGTGCGATTCCGCTCGCGCTCGTCGCGGCCTCGCTGCTGATTCCCGCCGAGCTGAAGATCGAAGCCCGCGGCAAGTTGCAACCGGCGCGGCGGCGCAATGTCTTCGCGCCGGTCGATGGGATCGTGACTTCGGTGCGCGTTCGCCACGGCACCGACGTCGGTGCGGAGGAAACGCTCCTTACGCTGCACAGCCCGGAACTCGATTTCGAGCTGACGCGCGTCTCGGGCGAAATTCAAACTTCGGAGAAGCGGCTCGCTTCGGTGCAAGCGACCCGCTTGCGCGGCTCGCCGGCCGGGACGAGCGATACGAGCGAGCGGTTTCGTCTCACGGCGGAAGAAGAAGAGATGAAGCAGCAACTCATCGGGCTTCGCGAACAACACGCCGAGCTGCTGCGACAACGCCAAGCGCTGGTCGTGACGAGTCCGCTCGCGGGCCAAGTGCTGACGTGGGACGTCGAGCAATCGCTCGCCGCAAGACCGGTGCGGAAGGGGCAACTCTTGCTTTCGATCGGCGACGTGGCCGGTCCTTGGGAGCTGGAGTTGCTGGTGCCCGACGATCGGATCGGCTACGTCCATGAAGCGCAGCGCGAGCAGAAGACGCCGCTCGAAGTGGAGTTCGTTTCCGCTGCTGCGCCGCAAACGACGTACACGGCGCAGGTTCGTGAAACGGCCCGGCGGAGCGAAGCCCCCGTCGACGGCGAGGCGACCGTGCGGGTGACGGCCGACATCGGCGCGATGCCGCGCGACGAGCTCCGGCCCGGTGCTGCGGTCGTGGCGAAGTTGCGTTGCGGCGAGACGTCGCTGGCCCGCAGTTGGTTGCTCGATTTGATTCATGTCGTCCGGACGCAGCTATTGTTCTGA